Proteins from one Bufo gargarizans isolate SCDJY-AF-19 chromosome 8, ASM1485885v1, whole genome shotgun sequence genomic window:
- the ROGDI gene encoding protein rogdi homolog → MATAASSAERGVLEEEFRWLLKEEVHSVLKQLQDILKEASRRFTLPGGTADGATKQENFVLGSSSTDQVKGVLTLQGDTLCQAEVNLKVTRTNQLLHFAFRDDKQWKMQQIQDARNHVNQAIYLLTNRGENYTFQTGSEVLKLMDAVMLQLTRARNRLTTPATMTLPEVATSGLTRMFTPALPADVLLNFYVNVNKLCLLVYQLHALQPNSAKNFRPASSSVLHNPGAMFELNNQRFEVSHVHKVECVVPWLNDALVFFTVSLQLCQQLKDKISIFSSYWNFRPN, encoded by the exons ATGGCGACAGCGGCGAGCAGCGCGGAGCGGGGGGTGCTG GAAGAAGAGTTCCGGTGGCTCCTGAAGGAGGAGGTGCACTCGGTTCTCAAGCAGCTGCAGGACATCTTAAAG GAGGCGTCCCGGAGGTTCACCCTGCCCGGCGGGACAGCGGATGGCGCCACCAAGCAGGAGAACTTTGTATTGGGAAGCTCCAG CACGGACCAGGTGAAGGGGGTCCTGACACTGCAAGGAGACACCCTGTGCCAGGCT GAAGTGAACCTGAAGGTGACGAGGACCAATCAGCTGCTTCACTTTGCCTTCCGGGATGACAAGCAGTGGAAGATGCAGCAG ATTCAGGACGCCAGAAATCACGTCAATCAGGCGATCTACCTGCTCACCAACCGGGGGGAGAACTACACCTTCCAGACCGGGTCGGAGGTGCTGAAG CTGATGGACGCCGTGATGCTGCAGTTAACCAGAGCCCGCAACCGCCTGACCACGCCGGCGACCATGACTTTACCAGAGGTGGCCACCAGCGGCCTGACG AGAATGTTCACCCCGGCGCTGCCTGCGGACGTTCTGCTGAACTTCTATGTGAACGTGAATAAGCTGTGCCTCCTGGTCTACCAGCTGCACGCCCTGCAGCCCAACTCCGCCAAG AACTTCCGACCAGCGAGCAGCTCCGTCCTGCATAATCCGGGCGCCATGTT CGAGCTGAACAACCAGCGCTTTGAGGTCAGCCACGTCCATAAGGTGGAGTGCGTGGTGCCGTGGCTGAACGACGCCCTGGTCTTCTTCACCGTGTCCCTGCAGCTCTGCCAGCAGCTGAAGGACAAG ATCTCCATATTTTCCAGTTATTGGAACTTCCGGCCGAATTAA